AAAGAAGTCCATTGTAACGTCCCTATCTGCCTCCTCCACTTTACCTCCATTATCTTCCTCATCCTCGGAGCTCCCATCTCTCCTCTTAGCTGTGGAAGGCCCTCTCCTGGCTGGACTTCCATTTGCTGTGGCAGTGGCATTCTCTAATACATTGGCTGGCAAGGGTTGGTCTCCCACTGGTATACTGAGGGATTTTCTCATGAAGATATCATTGTTGAATAACTTGTTTGCCCTTTTGATTTGTTCAACCTGGTATTAAATTTTAGGAAATTACAGAATCAGGTTGACAGTGGTTTAATGGTAATCATGCTTCATCAATCTCCAATGATTTTCAAAGTGCATTAAATATGATTATTACCTATACAAGGCATTTTAGGAGATAAATAAAAGTCATATTTTGCTTGCTACTTTCAATCCGAGACCAACAAggtaaacatttgccatgttgccctCCCAGGGCTTTGCCCATAGAAATCCTGTACAAAATAGAGGGCATTATTGGCCatatttctgctcgtgcgcTTGCGCAGTAGGAGCCGATTTCGATCgctaatttcagtatttcaGAAATCTGGCTGGAACCAGTTTATGAACCAACGCATTGTAGATAATGCGCGGCACGGCCAGTGCATACACAAAGGTAACCCAAGCGCAAGATTTCTACGCGTTGAGTGTATGTGCGCACCATGCATGATGCGCGACTGCAAGGtatcaattacgtcacaattgcTTATTAAGGGTTACTTCGCTAAGGTCGTGAACATGAAATCAGAAGTAGTGATAATTAAACAGGCatataaattgttccaaattgtagcttgaattacacattgtacagccttacatgtaggtaataataatattgactggctcttctttcaGGAAACATCAAATCTGTCGTCCTTAAAAGAACCATCATATTGCCCTcatctaaagactcgggccaatatgattctgttgcgggcgacatatttgatgttcccctcaaggccagtcaacaTTATATAAGTATTTTGATTTTCACATTCTTAATTACAAACAGTATACATCATATAGTACATGTACTTGCCTAAAATCATAAGTGTAAAGCAGGATTGGGATAGGGGTGGGGGATTATGTCTCAGGATAGCAAATGATAccaacattatacatgtatattgtaaatACAATTGATGGCTTTCAACCCAGTAAGATCGCATTCTCGATCTATCtgataagtcagaaaaaatctAGGAACCAGCAAGTTTTGAACCCCTCATCTACTGATACCGACATTGTAGATTCAAATATTGCAGTTTCTATAAAAGACATGTAATTGACAGTACATGGAAAACTAAATGATATTTTCAAGACACTAAACATGTTACATACAATCTTTGCAGGGGAATTTGTACAGGACTACAGCATGTTAACTTCCTTTTCTGTTTGGAATACATGTAGCCTTCAGGCACAACAGTTCACCTGTCATCTAACAATGACAAACTATAGTGATAGCAGTCAGGAAGTGACTAAGTACAGAACCAGAAATGATCCTAAACTAAACCACCTTGATGATCCATTCCAACACCACTACAAGGAGcatgtaacacaaagtttatagaATGATCATAGGGCTAATTTGTACAATGCTTCCGATGATCATTTTACATGTGTATTCAATTTCTTTAgaagctttatgttacaggaCCAAGATGTGTGCACTGTACTTTATAACTTAGAAGTTATAAATTAGGCCTacagagaaaatgacattatgaTAAACGCTTTATAGACTTTTAGCTCAAATTTCCCAGCTTTTCTGGACCAGATCAACTTACATGGACTGCTATTTTCTTCAGTATAGACTTGTGCTGCCCCCAAATTTCAGATACATGGTGTACAGTAGACTTTGCATATGAAGTCACATCTCCATTTAAGTCAAATAATTGCCTAACTCGGGATTGGGAATTAGAATTTAGTTGGGAAGCTTGAATGGACATAAGTGATGAACTCTGAAGAAAGTTCTTGGCAGTTCAAAATCACGGggtatttaaaaaatcagctACAAATTTGAAGTACATGAAGATATCAATGAAGATTTGGATAAAACATGAGACGGATATAATATTTCGAAGTAtaagtcttgaagtcagtcagtcTATCTGGATGAGTGTGGGTACAGTTAAATTGTTATGCAGGCATTGTTTATATATTACAGAGTATATTTAGTAGACTCACGATTGTTCATTCTTAACTAACAAGTTAAGAAACATGTTTTTATCTGCCTAAACTACAAGGGGCTAGGCTTGACTAGCATTCATGCTATTTTCTGGTTCCTATTATCCTTGCTTTTCTATATATTCATAACTGATTGGCTGTAAACTTGtgaattgttattatcattgcattggataataaataaataaagtcattatttctGAACAGAATAGGTCAAACTTGTTAATATTGATAACCTCTCTCTTCTTATTAGAATTTTGCATAGAGTGATTCTGTACATGAAAAGAGATTACTTGTCCCATCTCAAGAGATTCAACTAACAGGCCTGTACtgtcattgttattttttgtttcacaaAATTCCCTAAACTTCCTTCATAGTTTTTTCAGAAATATGCTGCAGACATATTTAAGTGAACTCACCCTATccaaaaaaatactgaaatttaCCCCCTGCCACAACGAGAACTCCGTTGTGCCCTCCAGTTAAAAGGGCATCAAGTTAAAGTGAATTTTCGTTCTACAACGAAAGGCATGAATGGGTACGAATCACGCTTCTCATATTGACTGAtaattttttcagattttgaatAGATAATAGTAGATAATAGTAACGGTAGCATATGCCAGTTAATGTATCAcattattttgaacaatttaATTTAATATTCAGTTTTCAGTCACTACCCGCAGTggtgtaactacggggggggggggggggggtacatgccccccccccccccatcggctggcaaaaaaaaaacggggaaaaggagaaaaaaagagggagaaagaaaaagaaacgtagtgggaaagaagaaaacattgttcattataaggttatattttattataattatgttatgttactgtatattacataaaaaacatttttttcttcataactttatgaaacataatttgctcagggtctatgtcttcattgttcctggtgctctcattgtctgtttaactagatataatagatcaaatatttttttcggaATACTATAGTTTTCAAGTATATTTGAGAGATGTGACGTTGTCAAATCAAGTCAAtacacaccaaatatatttcctcgcactttgagctattattgtattatgtagtgacatatgcttcttgatcgccccattttaaggtcttaatataaaacatttcctgtccgtgcttacgttcgcattcaAGGGTTTgggagatatgtctgctcttcatgaattcctaaaatcagtccttaaaatgtccctttttctgatcttaatatcaaaaattttcagctcgcgctttgcactcgcatcattAGGTTAGTCTAGTGAAATATGTATGGTCAGAgtgaatttctacaaacaagccgtagaatgcccctcttcaggtctgaatttcctatattttcagctcgcgctttgcgctcgcaatatttgattagtgagatgcgtatgataatcatgattacaatgactacaaaaagtgcttcatgtgtttagatgtaattctaaccaaactagcaagcgcttggcactcgcattagatgactatggtgagatatgtatactcttaatggatttctaaaatatagtccttaaaatgtccgtttggggtcaatatatataaaaatttcagcttgcgctttgcgctcgtattgtttgtttagcaagaccggtacataacataacaaaaatttgcttataatgtccctttctaggtctgaatatcaaaaatttcagctcacgcttcgcgctcgcattatttgatcagtaagatacattgtccttaaaatgtctctattaggtcaatatacctggcaactgagcgcgcaaagcgcgctcattaagtgactcaaaatttttgctggtgccccccaatgccatgACCCATGGTACGCCACTGACTACCCGTACTAACCCATAGGTGCTCTCTGGGTTATATGCCCAATTGCCCATCGACCATCCCTGCCCTGGCCCACttgctcactgcaaccatcctgcctgtggaaTCTACAgataggactatggtatgccaaagTTGTACAcaacacacactttaaaaaatcattaaaataacatttttgtgaCCCGAAATACTTATTTCCTTTcagttgaaatttatttttcattagtaacttgggaataatttttgtattcaccagagcgcctaaaaacttgaattttgggcatatttttgtgtacgccctctattggtggaaagtaatgtggcaagaaaattttcagttttcaatctctatttttatttcagaaaaaataattagaaaaatcaaatttacttaagggctattccacggttatgttacatttggagacaccttgactcatacttggagctgtaactccattattattgataggaactaaacatctctttatcacaacatagtacgcagtctgactatcctttgtataaaaacaaaacttgggaaatttcattatgctcctggcaaatctttgaaatgtgtcggttactcatgttacatgatttggacatgcataaaatgaaaagtggacataagtgaaaagtgtcctcatgcaaggcttttatgaaagttgattatatccatttcaaagaagtatattagggagacaaattaaaaaaataaagaacacatggtttttactaggggtgcagataaagtggttactcacgttacggttcagatgggctataagtacaaagacacattgagctcatgtccaccaacctatggaattgcccttaaagggatggtccgggctgaaaatatttatatcttaatacatagagtagaattcactgatcaaaatgccgaaaatttcatcaaaatcggataacaaataataaagttattgaagtttaaagtttagcaatattttgtgaaaacagttgtcatgaatattcattaggtgggctgatgatgtcacatctcccctttccgttttcttatgttattacataaaatcatgattttttcattatttcatacttgtgtgaataatatgtctcccttataatgaaataagttgcagcaataaatatctaatgcactaaatcggTTGTCAATCAAacttttctagttcttggaggtaaacatttgaataaacctaatttcatataataaaatacaaaagaacaagtggggatgtgacatcatcagcccacctgatgatgatgatgggttcttgtatagcgccggtatccgcctcagctgggcgctcatggcgcttgctcaaaaataggaaatatctcacaaatttcaatgtcttcaaacagtgcttaggatcatcattcagttcaagtactgtcctagtaatgctacaattgagttattcttgcaataatgttggagtggggaacagaaaagtcttcaggtaagactcaaaagttgattgggtctctgctctcctgataaattggggaaggctattccacagctttggtccagagatgtagaaggctctgtcaccccaagttgtgtggctgagagattctgtcagcaatgcttgatctgctgatctgagactgcgtgttggtctaatgaatattcatgacgactgttttcacaaaatattgctaaactttaaaattcaataactttgttatttgttatccgattttgatgaaattttcggcattttgctcagtgaattctactctatttatttaacaataaatattttcagcctggaccatccctttaagagccaagttatatgattaGCTGTAGTGGAATCTGACAGTGTCGAACAATTAAGCATTTgttccaaagaaaaagagaaaataagccaaacaatgccaaccttattttgccacacatggagtattaacagagaacaaggttagaCTAGAGTTTATatcccggaggggggggggggcagtcaaatgtattgctgtacacacgcgtggccaaattatttccaaacacccccttaacaagtttttccctgtgtgcaaaataaccccctaaacaaggtTTTCGCacgcttcatttacacattttggcccctaaacaagttgtcgccagaatatgaccccggggaaaaaaacatgtataccctaaacaagtttgtctagtcttaaaaaaaaagctttgaaaaaaaaaccctacatacgtttgaccctgcgattgaccattgaccagtctttcaaaactacccttTTTTAAAATATCGGTGCTTTTGATACCCTTAAGGAGTGTACGTGCAGCCCGCgaccaaaactgaaaaaaacaccccttcaaacgtgttttttggtcacgcatgtgtacagcaatatatttgactgtccccccccccccagaatctatatcataaccttgttcattaaATGAGTGCCCTGGCGCGGCCCTGTTCCCGGGGGAGGGATACTcaaccaaaaaagtggtagctATGtgccgcaggcgagacaaaaaaatggGGGCtctggagcgggcttattgttaaaaggagggtcctcggaatgGGCTTCGGAACTAAGAATGTTTGTGCCAAATGGGGGTCCTTGGAATGGGTCGCATGCGTGTGACATGTGTATGCATCCCTacggaacgggcatacgtgcatgcagctagccagGCGGCATGGCACGGGTGCGCTTGTGCATAATCAAACAGCGCTCTGcagccgcttttcaccaaaattgtagctCATTGTTGCGGATCAATGCGGCCAGTAcagcgtaacgaaaaatatgcgaagctttggagcggacttctttccttttttctcgataagaaaatTGCTATGCTTTgaagcggctttctttgttctttttctcaataagttaaaaatgctatgccttggaatgGAAATTTAAGTGTCAAAATGGGGGTCCCCCTCCGCGGAAAATACCCACCACGCattagtgcccccccccccccccggctcctGTTCTGTGTGTCACTGTCAAACTTCTTTCTTTGTGTTTTTCTTACCGGCACTGCATATTTAATGGAAATTCCCTGGAGCGTTTCTCCTGGTTGTATATCATGTTGGATAAATGTCTCTTGTTGTGATTTCATTGTAGCACCATAAGAGCGTCCATAATTCTTGTTGGCTAAACCCAGCCTTGTCGTCTCGCTTTTCAAAGCAACACTCGCCATTTTGCTCTTCCACACACTGCACTGTTCACATTCGCATTCACAACGTTGATCTGCTAAGTATGGATGGGGGTCTTTCCCAGCCTGGCCCTTGTGAAGTTGTATTGTCCCGTCTGCTGCTGCAATGGCCTCTTTATTCTAACGTTCGAGAAGCTGTATGAAGGTTATGGATCTCCTTCTGAAGAAATCCGTTTCGGGTCTATGGAGATAAAACATACGACAGCCAACTAAGATTTATGCCATTCAATCTATATTTGGAGGCATATAATTTAGGCTCTGCAGTTTCACGTACAGCTAGCTCGAAATCATAGAGATGGATAATAACTAAACATGATTATCATTAGTCAAAAGATGGCGCTGTATATAATATGGcttaaaggacaaatccactccaataaaaagttaatttgaataaaaagagaaaaatccaacaaacataacactgaaaatttcatcaaaatcggatgtaaaataagaaagttatgacaattttaaatttcgcttaatttcacaaacatgTGCACAAcccggtcagtatgcaaatgagggaactgcaTGATTACATCACCCCACATCACtcactgattgattgattgattgattttatttggcaagtcaccataacatatatacagtagcattaaaacaacaggcttgcacaggatgaccctcgaaagcttatttccagtggggtcctcaatatacagaattaagataataaaatattaaaattatactatttacatattaaaaatgaagaaaaaaaaatcagaatttactattaccaataaataagatatatagacaataaataagatatatacaagaatataatgaagaagaagaagaaaagaaggagaaggaagaggaggagacgGAAGAAACTGATAACGAAGGGAAATaaataaggagaagaacaacAGCATAAACGTGACGACAATAACAACAAGAAGAGGAGAATAGgaagagataaaagaaatagaaagaatagaagaaaggacatgtcgaagcttcaatcaaactatgtaaaatacataataatacctagtagagaagagaaaagaactaggtcagtattcaggctaaatcaaccgtacaacatatcatttgcatcttctttttgactctcaagtgaaagatattctttcaatttcctcttaaaatgcaaaaagtttcctatttcctttatatcattgggaagggaattccaatgttttatagcattgtaataaaatgagttaccaatactacctatcctttctggtaagcaaaaattgaaatggctgtttcttgtattatagttatgtaattcggtaactagattaaagtttgatccaatgtaatgattcgatctattgtgatagattttatgcacgtggtgcaaaaataagctgttttgatcttttgttgacttcaagaaaacctgctccagagagttcggtgtagccaacatgggttctgggaccagaacagctaatgaatctaaccattttattctgtataattttcaacttctttttatCGAGTTCGCTTATGACACTAAACCAAGCAGGGTTGGCATAGTCaaataaactctgaataagagcAAAACAGAGAATACGCCTTGCTTTTTGATCCATACAACTTTGATACCTGTACAAAAATTTCAAACGGGCATTCgccttttttacgattgattctactaaagatgaaaatgaaagggagcTAGTCAACTCAATGCCTAAATACTTTACAGATTCTTTCCCTATGAATTAACTTATTATTGTATgatacttcaaattcaaatgaagttttatgattacttttagaacaaaacagaatgctTTCGGTTTTGCCTAAGTGTAACGATAATCTATTATCAGTCATCCAATCGACACATGTAGACAGCTGTTCGCTAAGTTTttcctcaacaaattttgggtTGGCATTTGAACAAAGTATAGTAcgctatcatctgcatacaataataatttacagtcAGCTTTTAAACAAATAGACATGTCATTGATATAAGTTGAAAATAGGATTGGGCCTAAAATACttccctgtggaactccacacgttataggcataattttggaacaaataTCGCGAATAGCCACTACTTGATGTCGATTCGACAAGTAGGATTTGAACCATGCTACAGTAGCCTGGTTAAAAtccattatttgtaattttttcaataagatgccgtgattaactgtatcaaatgctttttgaaGATCTAAGAGTACCATCCCAACGAATTGTCCCTTTTAAACTCATTttattccttttgtattttattatgtgaaaatatgaaacattccaattttctcctcatcattgtcctgtgaaacaaagttttatttctccctgaacttgtggaattatcattaattgtttagcattttatggtttagtcaagttggtccttattataaaatctgtaaaaaaatagaaatatggtataaatagtttaaacaataaaaaaagtgagtcattctctcatttgcatgtgactaaattgtgcatataactattttgtgaaaaataggcgaaactttaagttattttacatccgattttgataaaatttccagcattatgcttgtctgatttttctttatggatccaaatcatcattttttaggtggacttgacctttagcACTGGCTCACAACGCGATAACATAATATAGCAAAACATTTACTTGCAGGTATACGGTACGGGATAAGGATAAGTACATCGATTGTCACATCAAAACAATATCTGTATGAagatcagtggcggatccagggggcacatCCGACCCGTGCACCCCCTCTGAGAgccatata
This genomic interval from Lytechinus pictus isolate F3 Inbred chromosome 3, Lp3.0, whole genome shotgun sequence contains the following:
- the LOC129255678 gene encoding lysM and putative peptidoglycan-binding domain-containing protein 2-like, which codes for MASVALKSETTRLGLANKNYGRSYGATMKSQQETFIQHDIQPGETLQGISIKYAVPVEQIKRANKLFNNDIFMRKSLSIPVGDQPLPANVLENATATANGSPARRGPSTAKRRDGSSEDEEDNGGKVEEADRDVTMDFFNRIDRQVREKKHNLKKIEKNSSIGEIEAMTPNIQSAPSPSQSYSRISDSGKAAGESYQLSAVTVATEGNSKLVETTPPVEVGGTSSPLLGGRSKRKIKSADRSWPV